In a single window of the Bacillus rossius redtenbacheri isolate Brsri chromosome 8, Brsri_v3, whole genome shotgun sequence genome:
- the LOC134534687 gene encoding mitochondrial ribonuclease P catalytic subunit isoform X4, whose translation MNFTSSRSLCTKLRFGQHLSKLWLGIDILCALWHCTCNSFVQLSPEKPCWVSVTFQMASSISKCSLAHLKQTAKYLNFTFCLSVNHLLKKNFVSYNSRLISSTLCSKWHLRPVCRIHRTLSDLKVRRENALLETDGFEEQQPCDVVQRKWNTEQKRVLDEAVSKDNPPTSAEWLELRETILGMTGFITEKNIDALVMAACIASRKLAVGTSYIKYLWAAGRSLNIATASGFLKLCSVCSEESVVDEDLVLSVYSGLCSSCPLMDAQTAQNAILALCLTHRWEEGLELLETVKITATPNMLVLNSMVKAAFSHNRPEVGWSLMDEILHLNRKLMPMAYLAWLDYCAGQDKDSGVKYLDQLLTYMALNDLRPTKDVASRLNDCFVDFSTPDTKWVGTFTSLIRKGKCKSCGNLLPPVSLTAEEFGKLREVFVEQVLIGRNVFLKTSPAEVEEFRRFLQSCRPYDVVVDGLNVAFSGVKSSHNPRILAGFVHAVVKHFVSQSKTVLVLGRKHMAKWPRDTMNYVYRNAQVFLAHNL comes from the exons ATGAACTTTACTTCCTCACGTTCCCTTTGTACTAAATTACGTTTCGGCCAACACCTTTCTAAATTATGGCTTGGTATAGACATTTTGTGTGCATTGTGGCACTGTACTTGTAACTCATTTGTCCAACTATCACCCGAGAAGCCATGCTGGGTCAG tgtcaCCTTCCAAATGGCATCCAGTATTTCAAAATGTTCACTAGCACATTTGAAACAGACTGCCAAATACTTAAACTTTACTTTCTGCTTAAGTGTTAATCATTTGTTGAAAAAGAACTTTGTGTCGTACAACTCAAGGTTAATAAGCTCAACACTTTGCTCAAAGTGGCATCTCCGCCCAGTTTGCCGGATACACAGGACTCTCTCGGACCTGAAAGTGAGAAGAGAAAATGCACTTTTAGAAACTGATGGTTTTGAAGAACAACAACCGTGTGATGTCGTCCAAAGGAAATGGAACACAGAACAGAAACGTGTGCTTGATGAAGCAGTTTCGAAGGATAACCCACCAACGTCAGCAGAGTGGCTGGAACTCAGAGAGACCATTTTAGGTATGACAGGTTTCATCACGGAGAAAAACATAGATGCTCTAGTGATGGCAGCGTGCATCGCGAGCAGAAAACTTGCCGTGGGCACTAGCTACATCAAGTACCTGTGGGCCGCGGGTAGGAGCCTCAACATCGCCACTGCTAGCGGCTTCCTCAAGTTGTGCAGCGTGTGTAGCGAAGAATCGGTCGTCGACGAGGACTTGGTTTTGTCAGTGTACAGCGGCCTTTGTTCGTCGTGCCCGTTGATGGATGCGCAGACAGCGCAGAATGCGATCCTCGCACTGTGCCTCACGCACCGCTGGGAGGAGGGCTTAGAGTTGCTAGAAACTGTGAAGATCACAGCCACTCCGAACATGCTGGTTCTCAATTCAATGGTTAAAGCAGCGTTCAGTCACAACCGGCCCGAGGTTGGTTGGAGCCTGATGGATGAAATTCTCCACTTGAACAGGAAACTGATGCCCATGGCATATTTAGCTTGGTTAGATTATTGTGCCGGGCAAGATAAGGATAGTGGTGTTAAATATCTGGATCAGCTTCTCACCTACATGGCCCTTAATGATCTCAGACCAACCAAAGATGTTGCTTCCAGGTTAAACGACTGTTTTGTTGACTTTTCCACGCCTGATACTAAATGGGTTGGGACTTTCACAAGTCTTATACGCAA GGGCAAATGTAAGTCTTGTGGAAATTTACTTCCTCCTGTCTCTTTGACGGCCGAAGAGTTTGGAAAACTCCGAGAAGTATTTGTGGAGCAGGTGTTGATTGGTCGTAATGTGTTCCTGAAGACAAGTCCGGCAGAAGTGGAGGAATTCAGGCGTTTCCTGCAGTCTTGCCGCCCCTACGACGTTGTTGTGGACGGGCTGAATGTGGCATTCTCAGGAGTGAAAAGCAGTCACAATCCTAGGATACTTGCAGGGTTT